From Brachyspira pilosicoli, a single genomic window includes:
- a CDS encoding secondary thiamine-phosphate synthase enzyme YjbQ, producing MKSYRKVLEINYPKRRGYINITNEVQKCLDESGIKEGLILCNAMNITASVFINDDEGGLHNDFEVWLEKLAPEKPHNQYRHNGYEDNADAHLKRQIMGREVVVAVTNGKLDFGTWEQVFYGEYDGMRNKRVLIKIIGE from the coding sequence ATGAAATCATATAGAAAGGTTTTAGAAATAAATTATCCAAAGAGAAGAGGATATATTAATATCACTAATGAAGTACAAAAGTGCTTAGATGAAAGCGGCATAAAAGAGGGATTGATTTTATGCAATGCTATGAATATTACTGCTAGTGTATTTATTAATGATGATGAGGGTGGGCTTCATAATGATTTTGAAGTTTGGCTTGAGAAATTGGCTCCAGAGAAACCTCATAATCAATATAGGCATAATGGATACGAAGATAATGCTGACGCTCATTTAAAAAGACAGATTATGGGCAGAGAGGTTGTTGTGGCTGTTACTAATGGCAAATTAGATTTTGGTACTTGGGAGCAGGTTTTTTACGGTGAATATGACGGCATGAGAAATAAAAGAGTGCTCATCAAGATTATTGGAGAATAA
- a CDS encoding NADH-ubiquinone oxidoreductase-F iron-sulfur binding region domain-containing protein — protein sequence MKKFILYNDYATKNIKDYKDNFGDYLYTTINEYDALLNNLKVANIFTRDIYKKSLYSILSDKNNNYNQSLIINAYSFDYLVFKDKFFINNNPHLILDSAILIAKILNIKNIDILIRSYYDKEILINAIVEAEDLYKIESEITINIYDENNYRENISIYFLERQKYVLDLETVIQFGYFAHMGLENFSKYGNDDNKGTCLISFSGDIPNVDLYEFQFGSSFNEIIKKSGYISYNNDIKCIFTNGFLNSPTTLESLSSKSLSYDDINIGNGGICFIAENRCMLRVVMKIIQFAKSISCTNCMPCNYGFNLCEYYLNKIILGKSNSNDYKNLVNTVEMIIKGSSCLYIYNIAKCIIDTIKMFEYEFIYALEKKITLYSFINK from the coding sequence ATGAAAAAATTTATTCTATATAATGATTATGCTACAAAAAATATCAAAGATTATAAAGACAATTTCGGTGATTATCTCTACACCACTATAAATGAATATGATGCTTTGCTTAATAACTTAAAAGTTGCTAACATATTCACAAGAGATATATATAAAAAATCTTTATATAGTATTCTATCTGATAAAAATAATAATTATAATCAATCTTTAATTATAAATGCCTATTCTTTTGACTATTTGGTATTTAAAGACAAATTCTTTATAAATAACAATCCTCATCTTATTTTAGATTCTGCTATATTAATTGCCAAAATTTTAAATATAAAAAACATAGATATTTTAATTAGAAGCTATTATGATAAGGAAATATTAATCAATGCAATAGTAGAGGCAGAAGATTTATACAAAATTGAAAGCGAAATAACTATAAATATCTATGATGAAAATAACTATAGAGAAAATATAAGTATTTATTTTCTTGAAAGACAAAAATATGTATTAGATTTAGAAACTGTTATACAATTTGGATATTTTGCTCATATGGGATTAGAAAATTTCTCTAAGTATGGAAATGATGATAATAAAGGCACATGTTTAATTTCTTTTTCTGGAGATATACCAAATGTAGATTTATATGAATTTCAATTTGGTTCTTCATTTAATGAAATAATAAAAAAGAGCGGATATATTTCTTATAACAATGATATAAAATGCATATTTACTAATGGTTTTCTAAACTCACCTACTACTTTAGAGAGTTTAAGCAGTAAGAGTTTATCATATGATGATATAAATATTGGAAATGGGGGGATATGTTTTATAGCAGAGAATAGATGTATGCTTAGAGTTGTTATGAAGATTATTCAGTTTGCTAAGAGTATTTCTTGTACAAACTGTATGCCTTGTAATTATGGTTTTAATTTATGCGAATATTATTTAAACAAAATTATATTAGGAAAATCTAATAGTAATGATTATAAGAATTTAGTGAATACTGTAGAGATGATTATTAAAGGCTCTTCTTGTTTATATATATATAATATAGCAAAATGCATAATAGACACTATAAAAATGTTTGAATATGAGTTTATATATGCTTTAGAAAAAAAGATAACTCTTTATAGTTTTATTAATAAATAA
- a CDS encoding NAD(P)H-dependent oxidoreductase subunit E — protein sequence MQKDEIKTVIEVCVGLHCSMKGSYALLESIRAHYDLKIGIPSYDGMLLKEVECMHNCNNAISVLINGIECNDSSFGSVIKYIEAVHVKVR from the coding sequence ATGCAAAAGGACGAGATAAAAACCGTTATAGAAGTATGTGTAGGGCTTCATTGTTCTATGAAGGGGTCGTATGCTCTTTTGGAATCAATTAGAGCCCATTATGATTTGAAAATCGGCATTCCTTCTTATGACGGTATGCTCCTTAAAGAGGTGGAATGTATGCATAATTGTAATAATGCCATTTCTGTTTTAATTAACGGCATAGAATGCAATGATTCTTCTTTTGGCAGCGTTATTAAGTATATAGAAGCTGTACATGTTAAAGTAAGATGA
- a CDS encoding HAD family hydrolase: MKLFVSDYDMTLAINRIVDNKVINAIKKWREKGNIFVIATGRNKFSILEQTHNNNIEFDYIIANNGALIMDKNSNIILKEEIDKNDAMEVINFLYNAYEGSVEIANENEILSIIPKKGEHNLPFKVDKKIKIEDVQNIKSITQINKISPDVNKTEIIQNEINNKFNTVIAYGNITAIDIVKANISKATGIKNLENILKDKNIEQILVAGDSNNDIDMIKKYDGYVQINAREHIKKLTNKYFNLISDIIEVNL, from the coding sequence ATGAAATTATTTGTTAGCGATTATGATATGACTTTAGCTATTAATCGTATTGTAGATAATAAAGTAATTAATGCTATAAAAAAATGGAGAGAAAAAGGAAATATATTTGTAATTGCTACAGGCAGAAATAAATTTTCAATATTAGAACAAACTCATAATAACAATATAGAGTTTGATTATATAATAGCTAATAATGGTGCTTTAATTATGGACAAAAATAGCAACATAATCTTAAAAGAAGAGATAGACAAAAATGATGCTATGGAAGTTATTAATTTTTTGTATAATGCTTATGAAGGAAGTGTTGAAATTGCAAATGAAAATGAAATTTTATCTATAATACCTAAAAAGGGAGAGCATAATTTACCTTTTAAAGTAGATAAAAAAATAAAAATAGAAGATGTACAAAATATAAAAAGCATTACCCAAATAAACAAAATAAGCCCAGATGTAAATAAAACAGAAATTATACAAAATGAAATAAATAACAAATTTAATACAGTAATAGCTTATGGTAATATCACAGCTATAGATATAGTAAAAGCAAATATCAGCAAAGCTACAGGAATAAAAAATTTAGAAAATATTCTAAAAGATAAAAATATAGAACAAATATTAGTAGCTGGAGATTCTAACAATGATATAGATATGATAAAAAAATATGACGGCTATGTTCAAATTAATGCGAGAGAACATATAAAAAAATTAACAAATAAATATTTCAATTTAATATCTGATATTATAGAAGTAAATTTATAA